The Calonectris borealis chromosome 28, bCalBor7.hap1.2, whole genome shotgun sequence genome segment GAATACGAGAGTCCCTTCATCGCATCTTCCCGAGGGCGCACGTTGTACAGTGAACACGGTCACCACAGCCACGGCCTGAATATCCAGGAGCTCTCCCGCTCCAGCCCTTTACGGCTCATCGGGCTGGTGTTTGCTTTGTGTACGCACTCCATCTTCGAGGGACTGGCCCTGGGCTTGCAGGAGGAGGGCGGCAAAGTCATGAGCTTGTTCCTAGGAGTTGCCATTCACGAGACGCTGGTAGCGGTGGCATTGGGCATCAGCATGGCCAAGACCTCGTTGCCACTGAAGGATGCTGTGAAGATGGCTGTGACGGTGAGCCTGATGATTCCTCTGGGCATTAGCATTGGGATGGGGATCGAGAGCACCCAAAACGCGGCCAGCAACATTacttccctgctcctgcaaggCATCGCAGGCGGCACTTTCTTGTTCATCACCTTCTTTGAGATCCTTGCGAAGGAGCTGGAAGACAAGAACGATCGTCTCTTGAAGGTTCTCTTCCTGGTGCTGGGCTACACGGCTCTGGCCGGGCTGGTCTTCTTCAAGTGGTGAGCACGAGAGTGACGGGAACCTCACCTCCTTCCCTTGCAAACGGCACCGGAGATGAGCCTCCTCTTCAGCCAGGGGGGACACTGAAGCTCAACGG includes the following:
- the SLC39A3 gene encoding zinc transporter ZIP3, which encodes MKIVVTKVLCLLGICVLMLAGSLLPVKIIEADYEKAHRSKKVLALCNSFGGGVFLATCFNALLPAVREKLDEVLRQGNVTTDYPVAETIMMVGFFVTVFVEQLILTFQKEKPSFIDLETFNAGSDVGSDSEYESPFIASSRGRTLYSEHGHHSHGLNIQELSRSSPLRLIGLVFALCTHSIFEGLALGLQEEGGKVMSLFLGVAIHETLVAVALGISMAKTSLPLKDAVKMAVTVSLMIPLGISIGMGIESTQNAASNITSLLLQGIAGGTFLFITFFEILAKELEDKNDRLLKVLFLVLGYTALAGLVFFKW